A DNA window from Streptomyces parvus contains the following coding sequences:
- a CDS encoding NADP-dependent isocitrate dehydrogenase: MTDSTIIYTHTDEAPALATYSFLPVVEAYASTAGVTVERRDISLAGRIIASFPEHLKAEQRIDDALAELGELARTPGANIIKLPNISASIPQLKAAIAELQEQGYALPDYPDDPQTDADKDVRARYDKVKGSAVNPVLREGNSDRRAPASVKNYAKAHPHRMGAWTADSKTNVATMGVDDFRSTEKSAVIAEDGTLRIELHGDDGTTTVLRDSVPVLKGEVVDAAVMRVAALREFFTAQVARAKAEGVLFSLHLKATMMKVSDPIIFGHAVRAFFPNTFAKYGDQLAAAGLTPNDGLGGILKGLGSLPDVGAEIQASFEAELAEGPALAMVDSDKGITNLHVPSDVIVDASMPAMIRTSGHMWGPDGDEADTIAVLPDSSYAGVYQVVIDDCRANGAFDPATMGSVPNVGLMAQKAEEYGSHDKTFEIPATGTVRVVDASGAVVLEQAVGAGDIFRMCQTKDLPIQDWVKLAVTRARATGNPAVFWLDETRAHDANLIAKVKTYLADHDTDGLDISVKSPVEATAFSLERIRRGEDTISVTGNVLRDYLTDLFPILELGTSAKMLSVVPLMNGGGLFETGAGGSAPKHVQQLVKENYLRWDSLGEFLALAVSFEHLATTTDNARAQVLADTLDRATGTFLNEDKSPSRRLGGIDNRGSHFYLALYWAQELAQQTDDAKLAEAFAPLAKTLAEQEETIVAELIAVQGSPAEIGGYFQPDPAKAAAVMRPSATFNRAIASLA; this comes from the coding sequence GTGACTGACTCGACCATCATCTATACGCACACCGACGAGGCCCCTGCCCTGGCGACCTACTCGTTCCTGCCCGTCGTCGAGGCCTACGCCTCGACCGCAGGCGTCACGGTCGAGCGCCGTGACATCTCCCTCGCGGGCCGGATCATCGCCAGTTTCCCGGAGCACCTCAAGGCCGAGCAGCGTATCGATGACGCACTCGCCGAGCTGGGCGAGCTGGCCAGGACGCCCGGCGCGAACATCATCAAGCTGCCGAACATCTCGGCGTCGATCCCGCAGCTCAAGGCCGCCATCGCCGAGCTGCAGGAGCAGGGCTACGCGCTTCCGGACTACCCGGACGACCCGCAGACCGACGCGGACAAGGACGTCCGCGCCCGCTACGACAAGGTCAAGGGCAGCGCCGTGAACCCGGTGCTGCGCGAGGGCAACTCCGACCGCCGCGCCCCCGCCTCCGTCAAGAACTACGCCAAGGCCCACCCGCACCGCATGGGCGCCTGGACGGCCGACTCGAAGACGAACGTCGCCACCATGGGCGTCGACGACTTCCGCTCCACCGAGAAGTCCGCGGTCATCGCCGAGGACGGCACGCTCCGCATCGAGCTGCACGGCGACGACGGCACCACCACCGTGCTCCGCGACTCCGTACCCGTCCTGAAGGGCGAGGTCGTCGACGCGGCCGTCATGCGCGTCGCCGCGCTGCGCGAGTTCTTCACCGCGCAGGTCGCCCGCGCCAAGGCCGAGGGCGTGCTGTTCTCCCTGCACCTCAAGGCCACCATGATGAAGGTCTCCGACCCGATCATCTTCGGCCACGCGGTCCGCGCCTTCTTCCCGAACACCTTCGCCAAGTACGGCGACCAGCTCGCCGCCGCCGGCCTCACCCCCAACGACGGTCTGGGCGGCATCCTCAAGGGCCTCGGCTCGCTGCCGGACGTCGGCGCCGAGATCCAGGCGTCCTTCGAGGCCGAGCTCGCCGAGGGCCCCGCCCTCGCGATGGTCGACTCCGACAAGGGCATCACCAACCTGCACGTCCCCAGCGACGTCATCGTCGACGCCTCCATGCCCGCCATGATCCGCACCTCGGGTCACATGTGGGGCCCGGACGGCGACGAGGCCGACACCATCGCCGTCCTCCCGGACAGCAGCTACGCCGGTGTCTACCAGGTCGTCATCGACGACTGCCGCGCCAACGGCGCCTTCGACCCGGCCACCATGGGCTCGGTGCCCAACGTCGGTCTGATGGCGCAGAAGGCCGAGGAGTACGGCAGCCACGACAAGACCTTCGAGATCCCCGCCACCGGCACCGTGCGCGTCGTCGACGCGAGCGGCGCGGTCGTGCTGGAGCAGGCCGTCGGCGCCGGCGACATCTTCCGCATGTGCCAGACCAAGGACCTGCCGATCCAGGACTGGGTCAAGCTCGCCGTCACCCGCGCCCGCGCCACCGGCAACCCGGCCGTGTTCTGGCTGGACGAGACCCGCGCGCACGACGCCAACCTGATCGCCAAGGTGAAGACGTACCTCGCCGACCACGACACGGACGGCCTGGACATCTCCGTCAAGTCCCCGGTCGAGGCCACCGCCTTCTCGCTGGAGCGCATCCGCCGCGGCGAGGACACCATCTCCGTCACCGGCAACGTGCTCCGTGACTACCTCACGGACCTCTTCCCGATCCTGGAGCTGGGCACCAGCGCCAAGATGCTCTCCGTGGTCCCGCTGATGAACGGTGGCGGCCTCTTCGAGACCGGCGCGGGCGGTTCGGCCCCCAAGCACGTCCAGCAGCTCGTCAAGGAGAACTACCTCCGCTGGGACAGCCTGGGCGAGTTCCTGGCCCTCGCGGTCAGCTTCGAGCACCTGGCCACCACCACGGACAACGCGCGGGCCCAGGTCCTCGCCGACACCCTGGACCGGGCCACGGGCACCTTCCTCAACGAGGACAAGTCCCCGAGCCGCCGCCTCGGCGGCATCGACAACCGCGGCAGCCACTTCTACCTGGCCCTCTACTGGGCCCAGGAGCTGGCGCAGCAGACCGACGACGCCAAGCTCGCCGAGGCGTTCGCGCCGCTCGCCAAGACCCTGGCCGAGCAGGAGGAGACCATCGTCGCCGAGCTGATCGCGGTGCAGGGCTCCCCGGCCGAGATCGGCGGTTACTTCCAGCCCGACCCGGCCAAGGCCGCGGCGGTCATGCGCCCGTCCGCCACGTTCAACCGGGCGATCGCGTCCCTCGCCTGA
- a CDS encoding amidase — MSSAEPTEAEPTEAGSTEQTGPVVRESGRGPRPAAPVPPALPGLAESARRLADATTTSTALVADALARIEATQPTLNAFRHLRAASALAEAAEADRRLAAGERLPLLGVPVAVKDDTDVAGLPTHFGCDGDLPPVASDSEAVRRLRAAGAVVVGKTNSCELGQWPFTEGTAFGATRNPWNTAHTPGGSSGGSAAAVAAGLVPAALGSDGAGSVRIPAAWTHLVGIKPQRGRISVHPHSDSFQGLTVNGPLARTVADAALLLDAVAGAHPEDFHRPPAVRAADAARRDPGRLRIALAWRPPLTLTGAGPDPEVRRAVTALAETLARLGHHVEEARPRYGLIGLAFVPRATAGIAEFAARHPEPALLDPRTRSALRTGTRLGGRAVRAARAREVRQHRRIGALFDASGFDVLLTPTTAAPPPRIGRFDDLSAWRTDVAMAAACPYAWPWNVLGWPGVNVPAGFTRSGLPVGAQLLGPSRSEERLISLAAQLEDDLRWFERRPPV, encoded by the coding sequence ATGTCCTCAGCGGAGCCCACCGAAGCCGAGCCGACCGAAGCTGGGTCCACCGAGCAGACCGGCCCGGTCGTACGGGAGTCCGGTCGCGGCCCCCGTCCGGCGGCCCCCGTCCCGCCCGCGCTGCCCGGACTCGCGGAGAGCGCCCGCCGGCTCGCCGACGCCACCACCACCTCCACCGCACTCGTGGCCGACGCCCTCGCCCGTATCGAGGCCACACAGCCCACCCTCAACGCCTTCCGGCATCTGCGGGCCGCCTCGGCGCTCGCCGAGGCCGCGGAGGCCGACCGGAGGCTGGCGGCGGGGGAGCGGCTGCCGCTCCTGGGCGTGCCGGTCGCCGTCAAGGACGACACCGATGTGGCGGGCCTGCCCACGCACTTCGGCTGCGACGGCGATCTGCCCCCGGTCGCCTCCGACAGCGAGGCGGTCCGCCGGCTGCGCGCCGCCGGGGCCGTCGTCGTCGGCAAGACCAACTCCTGCGAACTGGGCCAGTGGCCCTTCACCGAAGGAACCGCCTTCGGCGCCACCCGCAACCCGTGGAACACCGCACACACCCCGGGCGGCTCGTCCGGCGGTTCCGCCGCCGCCGTCGCCGCCGGGCTCGTCCCCGCAGCCCTCGGCTCGGACGGCGCCGGATCCGTGCGCATCCCCGCGGCGTGGACGCATCTCGTCGGCATCAAACCGCAGCGCGGGCGCATCTCGGTCCACCCGCACAGCGACTCCTTCCAGGGGCTCACCGTGAACGGCCCCCTCGCCCGTACGGTCGCCGACGCCGCGCTGCTCCTGGACGCCGTCGCCGGGGCGCACCCCGAGGACTTCCACCGCCCGCCCGCCGTGCGCGCCGCCGACGCCGCCCGCCGCGACCCGGGGCGTCTGCGCATCGCCCTCGCCTGGCGTCCCCCGCTCACCCTCACCGGTGCCGGACCCGACCCTGAGGTGCGCCGGGCCGTCACCGCGCTCGCCGAGACCCTCGCCCGGCTCGGCCACCACGTAGAGGAGGCGCGCCCCCGGTACGGGCTGATCGGCCTCGCCTTCGTGCCCCGCGCCACCGCGGGCATCGCCGAATTCGCCGCCCGGCACCCCGAACCTGCCCTGCTCGACCCGCGCACTCGCAGCGCCCTGCGCACCGGGACGCGGCTGGGCGGCCGGGCGGTGCGGGCCGCCCGCGCCCGCGAAGTGCGCCAGCACCGCAGGATCGGCGCCCTCTTCGACGCCTCCGGGTTCGATGTGCTCCTCACCCCGACCACGGCCGCGCCGCCGCCCCGGATCGGCAGGTTCGACGATCTGAGCGCCTGGCGCACCGACGTCGCGATGGCCGCCGCCTGCCCCTACGCCTGGCCGTGGAACGTCCTCGGCTGGCCCGGGGTGAACGTCCCGGCCGGCTTCACCCGCTCCGGCCTCCCGGTCGGGGCCCAGCTGCTCGGCCCCTCCCGCAGCGAGGAACGGCTCATCTCGCTCGCCGCGCAACTGGAGGACGACCTCCGCTGGTTCGAGCGCCGGCCGCCGGTCTGA